In Bubalus kerabau isolate K-KA32 ecotype Philippines breed swamp buffalo chromosome 4, PCC_UOA_SB_1v2, whole genome shotgun sequence, one DNA window encodes the following:
- the NR1D1 gene encoding nuclear receptor subfamily 1 group D member 1 isoform X1, translating to MTTLDSNNNTGGVITYIGSSGSSPNRTSPESLYSDSSNGSFQSLTQGCPTYFPPSPTGSLTQDPARSFGSIPPSLGDDGSPSSSSSSSSSSSSSFYNGSPPGGLQVALEDSNRVSPSKSTSNITKLNGMVLLCKVCGDVASGFHYGVHACEGCKGFFRRSIQQNIQYKRCLKNENCSIVRINRNRCQQCRFKKCLSVGMSRDAVRFGRIPKREKQRMLAEMQSAMNLANNQLSSQCPLETPPTQHPNPGPMGPSPPPAPAPSPLVGFSQFPQQLTPPRSPSPEPTVEDVISQVARAHREIFTYAHDKLGTSPGNFNANHASGNRPATTPHRWESQGCPPANDNIMAAQRHNEALNSLRQASSSYPPPWPPGAAHHSCHQPNSNGHRLCPTHVYPAPEGEAPVNSPRQGNSKNILLACPMNMYPHGRSGRTVQEIWEDFSMSFTPAVREVVEFAKHIPGFRDLSQHDQVTLLKAGTFEVLMVRFASLFNVKDQTVMFLSRTTYSLQELGAMGMGDLLNAMFDFSEKLNSLALTEEELGLFTAVVLVSADRSGMENSASVEQLQETLLRALRALVLKNRPSETSRFTKLLLKLPDLRTLNNMHSEKLLSFRVDAQ from the exons ATGACGACCCTGGACTCGAACAACAACACAG GTGGCGTCATCACCTATATTGGCTCCAGTGGCTCCTCCCCAAACCGCACCAGCCCTGAATCCCTATACAGTGACAGCTCGAATGGCAGCTTCCAGTCCCTGACCCAAGGTTGCCCCACCTACTTCCCACCATCACCCACTGGCTCCCTCACCCAGGACCCAGCTCGCTCTTTTGGGAGCATTCCGCCCAGCTTGGGTGATGATGGTTCTCCTTCTTCTTCATCTTCCTCGTCGTCATCGTCGTCTTCTTCCTTCTATAATGGGAGCCCCCCAGGGGGTCTACAGGTGGCCCTGGAAGACAGTAACCGAGTGTCTCCCAGCAAGAGCACCAGCAACATCACCA AGCTGAATGGCATGGTGTTGCTGTGTAAGGTGTGTGGGGACGTGGCTTCGGGCTTCCACTATGGCGTGCATGCCTGCGAGGGCTGCAAG GGCTTTTTCCGTCGGAGCATCCAGCAGAACATCCAGTACAAAAGGTGTCTGAAAAATGAGAACTGCTCCATCGTCCGCATCAATCGTAACCGCTGCCAGCAATGCCGCTTCAAGAAGTGTCTCTCCGTGGGCATGTCTCGAGATG CTGTGCGTTTTGGGCGCATCCCCAAACGGGAGAAGCAGCGGATGCTGGCCGAGATGCAGAGTGCCATGAACCTGGCCAACAACCAGCTGAGCAGCCAGTGCCCACTGGAGACCCCACCCACCCAGCACCCCAACCCGGGCCCCATGGGCCCCTCaccgcccccagcccctgccccctcaCCCCTGGTGGGCTTCTCCCAGTTCCCACAGCAGCTGACGCCTCCTCGATCCCCAAGTCCTGAGCCCACAGTGGAGGATGTGATATCCCAGGTAGCCCGGGCCCACCGTGAGATCTTCACCTATGCCCATGACAAACTGGGCACCTCACCTGGCAACTTCAATGCCAACCATGCCTCGGGCAACCGTCCGGCCACCACCCCACATCGCTGGGAAAGTCAGGGCTGCCCGCCTGCCAATGACAACATCATGGCCGCCCAGCGTCACAATGAGGCCCTGAACAGTTTACGCCAGGCTTCCTCCTCCTACCCTCCCCCTTGGCCCCCCGGCGCTGCCCACCACAGCTGCCACCAGCCCAACAGCAATGGGCACCGTCTGTGCCCCACCCACGTGTACCCAGCCCCCGAAGGCGAAGCCCCTGTCAACAGTCCGCGGCAGGGCAACTCCAAGAACATTCTGCTG GCATGTCCCATGAACATGTACCCGCATGGACGCAGTGGGCGAACTgtgcaggagatctgggaggACTTCTCCATGAGCTTCACGCCCGCTGTGCGGGAGGTGGTAGAGTTTGCCAAGCACATCCCCGGCTTCCGTGATCTTTCTCAGCACGACCAGGTCACCCTGCTTAAGGCTGGCACCTTTGAG GTGCTGATGGTGCGCTTTGCGTCGCTGTTCAACGTGAAGGACCAGACGGTGATGTTCCTGAGCCGCACCACCTACAGCCTGCAGGAGCTCGGCGCCATGGGCATGGGGGACCTGCTCAACGCCATGTTCGACTTCAGCGAGAAGCTCAACTCCCTGGCGCTTACCGAGGAGGAGCTGGGCCTCTTCACCGCGGTGGTGCTCGTCTCTGCAG ACCGCTCGGGAATGGAGAATTCCGCTTCGGTGGAGCAGCTCCAGGAGACGCTGCTGCGGGCTCTTCGGGCTCTGGTGCTGAAGAACCGGCCCTCGGAGACTTCCCGCTTCACCAAGCTGCTGCTCAAGCTGCCGGACCTGCGGACCCTGAACAACATGCACTCCGAGAAGCTGCTGTCCTTCCGGGTGGACGCCCAGTGA
- the NR1D1 gene encoding nuclear receptor subfamily 1 group D member 1 isoform X2: protein MQSGVITYIGSSGSSPNRTSPESLYSDSSNGSFQSLTQGCPTYFPPSPTGSLTQDPARSFGSIPPSLGDDGSPSSSSSSSSSSSSSFYNGSPPGGLQVALEDSNRVSPSKSTSNITKLNGMVLLCKVCGDVASGFHYGVHACEGCKGFFRRSIQQNIQYKRCLKNENCSIVRINRNRCQQCRFKKCLSVGMSRDAVRFGRIPKREKQRMLAEMQSAMNLANNQLSSQCPLETPPTQHPNPGPMGPSPPPAPAPSPLVGFSQFPQQLTPPRSPSPEPTVEDVISQVARAHREIFTYAHDKLGTSPGNFNANHASGNRPATTPHRWESQGCPPANDNIMAAQRHNEALNSLRQASSSYPPPWPPGAAHHSCHQPNSNGHRLCPTHVYPAPEGEAPVNSPRQGNSKNILLACPMNMYPHGRSGRTVQEIWEDFSMSFTPAVREVVEFAKHIPGFRDLSQHDQVTLLKAGTFEVLMVRFASLFNVKDQTVMFLSRTTYSLQELGAMGMGDLLNAMFDFSEKLNSLALTEEELGLFTAVVLVSADRSGMENSASVEQLQETLLRALRALVLKNRPSETSRFTKLLLKLPDLRTLNNMHSEKLLSFRVDAQ, encoded by the exons ATGCAGA GTGGCGTCATCACCTATATTGGCTCCAGTGGCTCCTCCCCAAACCGCACCAGCCCTGAATCCCTATACAGTGACAGCTCGAATGGCAGCTTCCAGTCCCTGACCCAAGGTTGCCCCACCTACTTCCCACCATCACCCACTGGCTCCCTCACCCAGGACCCAGCTCGCTCTTTTGGGAGCATTCCGCCCAGCTTGGGTGATGATGGTTCTCCTTCTTCTTCATCTTCCTCGTCGTCATCGTCGTCTTCTTCCTTCTATAATGGGAGCCCCCCAGGGGGTCTACAGGTGGCCCTGGAAGACAGTAACCGAGTGTCTCCCAGCAAGAGCACCAGCAACATCACCA AGCTGAATGGCATGGTGTTGCTGTGTAAGGTGTGTGGGGACGTGGCTTCGGGCTTCCACTATGGCGTGCATGCCTGCGAGGGCTGCAAG GGCTTTTTCCGTCGGAGCATCCAGCAGAACATCCAGTACAAAAGGTGTCTGAAAAATGAGAACTGCTCCATCGTCCGCATCAATCGTAACCGCTGCCAGCAATGCCGCTTCAAGAAGTGTCTCTCCGTGGGCATGTCTCGAGATG CTGTGCGTTTTGGGCGCATCCCCAAACGGGAGAAGCAGCGGATGCTGGCCGAGATGCAGAGTGCCATGAACCTGGCCAACAACCAGCTGAGCAGCCAGTGCCCACTGGAGACCCCACCCACCCAGCACCCCAACCCGGGCCCCATGGGCCCCTCaccgcccccagcccctgccccctcaCCCCTGGTGGGCTTCTCCCAGTTCCCACAGCAGCTGACGCCTCCTCGATCCCCAAGTCCTGAGCCCACAGTGGAGGATGTGATATCCCAGGTAGCCCGGGCCCACCGTGAGATCTTCACCTATGCCCATGACAAACTGGGCACCTCACCTGGCAACTTCAATGCCAACCATGCCTCGGGCAACCGTCCGGCCACCACCCCACATCGCTGGGAAAGTCAGGGCTGCCCGCCTGCCAATGACAACATCATGGCCGCCCAGCGTCACAATGAGGCCCTGAACAGTTTACGCCAGGCTTCCTCCTCCTACCCTCCCCCTTGGCCCCCCGGCGCTGCCCACCACAGCTGCCACCAGCCCAACAGCAATGGGCACCGTCTGTGCCCCACCCACGTGTACCCAGCCCCCGAAGGCGAAGCCCCTGTCAACAGTCCGCGGCAGGGCAACTCCAAGAACATTCTGCTG GCATGTCCCATGAACATGTACCCGCATGGACGCAGTGGGCGAACTgtgcaggagatctgggaggACTTCTCCATGAGCTTCACGCCCGCTGTGCGGGAGGTGGTAGAGTTTGCCAAGCACATCCCCGGCTTCCGTGATCTTTCTCAGCACGACCAGGTCACCCTGCTTAAGGCTGGCACCTTTGAG GTGCTGATGGTGCGCTTTGCGTCGCTGTTCAACGTGAAGGACCAGACGGTGATGTTCCTGAGCCGCACCACCTACAGCCTGCAGGAGCTCGGCGCCATGGGCATGGGGGACCTGCTCAACGCCATGTTCGACTTCAGCGAGAAGCTCAACTCCCTGGCGCTTACCGAGGAGGAGCTGGGCCTCTTCACCGCGGTGGTGCTCGTCTCTGCAG ACCGCTCGGGAATGGAGAATTCCGCTTCGGTGGAGCAGCTCCAGGAGACGCTGCTGCGGGCTCTTCGGGCTCTGGTGCTGAAGAACCGGCCCTCGGAGACTTCCCGCTTCACCAAGCTGCTGCTCAAGCTGCCGGACCTGCGGACCCTGAACAACATGCACTCCGAGAAGCTGCTGTCCTTCCGGGTGGACGCCCAGTGA
- the THRA gene encoding thyroid hormone receptor alpha: protein MEQKPSKVECGSDPEESSTRSPDGKRKRKNGQCSLKTSMSGYIPSYLDKDEQCVVCGDKATGYHYRCITCEGCKGFFRRTIQKNLHPTYSCKYDSCCVIDKITRNQCQLCRFKKCIAVGMAMDLVLDDSKRVAKRKLIEQNRERRRKEEMIRSLQQRPEPTPEEWDLIHVATEAHRSTNAQGSHWKQRRKFLPDDIGQSPIVSMPDGDKVDLEAFSEFTKIITPAITRVVDFAKKLPMFSELPCEDQIILLKGCCMEIMSLRAAVRYDPESDTLTLSGEMAVKREQLKNGGLGVVSDAIFELGKSLSAFNLDDTEVALLQAVLLMSTDRSGLLCVDKIEKSQEAYLLAFEHYVNHRKHNIPHFWPKLLMKVTDLRMIGACHASRFLHMKVECPTELFPPLFLEVFEDQEV, encoded by the exons TACCAGGTCACCAGATGGAAAGCGAAAAAGAAAGAACGGCCAATGTTCCCTGAAAACCAGCATGTCAG gGTATATCCCTAGTTACCTGGACAAAGACGAGCAGTGTGTCGTATGTGGGGACAAGGCAACCGGTTATCACTACCGCTGCATCACTTGCGAGGGCTGCAAG ggcttcTTTCGCCGCACAATCCAGAAGAACCTCCATCCCACCTACTCGTGCAAATACGACAGCTGCTGTGTCATTGACAAGATCACCCGCAATCAGTGCCAGCTGTGCCGTTTCAAGAAGTGCATCGCTGTGGGCATGGCCATGGACT TGGTTCTAGATGATTCGAAGCGGGTGGCCAAGCGCAAGCTGATTGAGCAGAACCGAGAGCGGCGACGGAAGGAGGAGATGATCCGATCACTGCAGCAGCGACCAGAGCCCACTCCTGAAGAGTGGGACCTGATCCATGTTGCCACGGAGGCCCATCGCAGCACGAATGCCCAGGGCAGCCATTGGAAGCAGAGGCGGAAATTCCTG CCGGATGACATCGGCCAGTCACCCATCGTCTCCATGCCAGACGGAGACAAGGTGGACCTTGAGGCCTTCAGCGAGTTTACCAAGATCATCACCCCGGCCATCACCCGTGTGGTGGACTTTGCCAAAAAACTGCCCATGTTCTCCGAG CTGCCTTGCGAAGACCAGATCATCCTCCTGAAGGGGTGCTGCATGGAGATCATGTCCCTGCGGGCGGCTGTCCGCTATGACCCCGAGAGCGACACCCTGACGCTGAGCGGGGAGATGGCCGTCAAGCGGGAGCAGCTCAAGAATGGCGGCCTGGGTGTCGTCTCTGACGCCATCTTTGAACTGGGCAAGTCACTCTCTGCCTTTAACCTGGATGACACGGAAGTGGCTCTGCTGCAGGCTGTGCTGCTAATGTCAACAG ACCGCTCGGGCCTGCTGTGTGTGGACAAGATTGAGAAGAGTCAGGAGGCGTACCTGCTGGCGTTCGAGCACTACGTCAACCACCGCAAACACAACATTCCGCACTTCTGGCCCAAGCTGCTGATGAAGGTGACTGACCTCCGCATGATCGGGGCCTGCCACGCCAGCCGCTTCCTCCACATGAAAGTCGAGTGCCCCACCGAACTCTTCCCCCCACTCTTCCTCGAGGTCTTTGAGGATCAGGAAGTCTAA